Proteins encoded by one window of Chanos chanos chromosome 7, fChaCha1.1, whole genome shotgun sequence:
- the LOC115816409 gene encoding uncharacterized protein LOC115816409 translates to MTRGFILAFIQFVLLQVTLMEPTEVTGYIGQSITLKTGESPSSQLTQVEWSIFKNTTIIAKLKDGSQSLNRFWRYKGRLQLDHTTGDLFIKKLIQGDNLTYSVELKNGDKRKTHKIILKLREPRSKPEINITYSMLKANQCVIMLRCSSTEEDVQFYWNAMDNFVEPYWSGTSNQNSNESALWTSFSPNRNVTFTCAIRNEDSVSSDLTVKCLECRQRLIPENLRQLRN, encoded by the exons ATGACTCGTGGGTTTATTCTTGCTTTCATCCAATTTGTATTACTTCAAG TAACACTCATGGAGCCCACTGAGGTCACCGGGTACATTGGACAGTCTATCACATTGAAAACCGGGGAAAGTCCTTCCTCACAGCTTACTCAGGTTGAATGGTCCATATTTAAGAATACGACTATTATAGCAAAGCTTAAAGATGGCTCTCAGTCTCTCAATCGGTTCTGGCGATACAAGGGTAGACTACAACTGGATCATACCACTGGCGACCTGTTCATTAAAAAACTGATTCAAGGGGACAATTTGACATACTCTGTGGAACTCAAAAATggagataaaagaaagacacaTAAAATCATTCTAAAATTACGAG AACCTAGGAGCAAGCCTGAGATAAACATCACATACAGCATGCTGAAAGCAAACCAGTGTGTCATTATGCTGAGGTGCTCATCGACTGAAGAGGATGTCCAATTCTACTGGAACGCTATGGATAACTTTGTGGAGCCATACTGGTCAGGAACCTCAAACCAAAACTCTAATGAGTCTGCCCTGTGGACATCCTTCAGTCCAAACAGAAATGTGACCTTCACCTGTGCAATCCGCAATGAGGACAGCGTGTCCAGCGATTTGACAGTGAAATGTCTAG aatgTCGACAGAGGTTGATCCCAGAGAACTTAAGGCAGTTGCGGAATTAG
- the vangl2 gene encoding vang-like protein 2, which yields MDNESQYSGYSYKSSHSRSSRKHRDRRDRHRSKSRDSSSRGDKSVTIQAPGEPLLDTESTRGDDRDDNWGETTTVVTGTSEHSVSNEDLTRASKELEDSSPLECRRFAGPVLSAVLGLFALLTPLAFLLLPQLLWRDSLEPCGTPCEGLYVSLAFKLLVLLISSWALFLRPPRATLPRFFVFRCLLLALVFLFVASYWLFYGVRVLEPRERDYRGIVGYAVSLVDALLFIQYLALVLLEVRHLQPAFCLKVVRTTDGASRFYNVGHLSIQRAAVWVLDQYYSDFPVYNPALLNLPKSILSKKMSGFKVYSLGEENSTNNSTGQSRAMIAAAARRRDNSHNEYYYEEAEMERRIRKRKARLVVAVEEAFTHIKRLQEDEQSPSSPKHPREVMDPREAAQAIFAPMARAMQKYLRTTRQQPYHSMESIITHLQFCITHNMTPKAFLERYLTPGPTVQYQRENGRGRQWTLVSEEPVTSALRQGLVFSLRRLDFALVVTVTPLPFLNLGEEFIDPKSHKFVMRLQSETSV from the exons ATGGACAACGAGTCGCAGTACTCGGGCTATTCTTACAAGTCGTCCCACTCTCGCAGCTCCAGGAAACACAG GGATCGGAGGGACAGACACCGTTCGAAGAGCAGAGACAGTAGCAGCCGCGGAGACAAATCGGTGACGATTCAGGCGCCTGGCGAACCCCTGCTGGACACGGAGTCCACCCGCGGAGACGATCGG GATGACAACTGGGGCGAGACGACCACGGTGGTGACCGGCACCTCCGAGCACAGCGTGTCGAACGAGGACCTGACGCGGGCGTCCAAGGAGCTGGAGGATTCTTCTCCACTGGAGTGTCGACGTTTCGCCGGCCCCGTCCTGAGCGCCGTCCTGGGCCTGTTCGCTCTGCTCACCCCCCTGGCCTTCCTCCTGCTTCCGCAGCTGCTGTGGCGCGACTCCCTGGAGCCCTGCGGGACACCCTGCGAGGGTCTCTACGTCTCCCTGGCCTTCAAACTCCTGgtcctcctcatctcctcctgGGCTCTTTTCCTCCGCCCGCCGCGCGCCACCCTCCCTCGCTTTTTTGTCTTCCGCTGCCTGCTCCTGGCCCTGGTGTTCCTCTTCGTGGCTTCCTATTGGTTGTTCTATGGCGTGAGGGTGCTGGAGCCCCGAGAGCGGGACTACAGGGGCATTGTGGGATATGCGGTTTCGTTGGTGGACGCCCTGCTGTTTATTCAGTACCTGGCCCTGGTCCTGCTGGAGGTACGGCACCTGCAGCCGGCGTTCTGCCTTAAAGTGGTTCGCACTACGGATGGAGCCAGTCGGTTTTACAACGTAGGCCACctcag CATCCAGAGAGCTGCAGTATGGGTTCTGGATCAGTACTACAGCGACTTTCCCGTCTATAATCCTGCTCTGCTCAACCTGCCCAAGTCCATCCTCTCCAAAAAGATGTCTGGATTTAAAGTCTATTCCCTAGGAGAAG AGAACAGCACCAATAACTCCACCGGCCAATCTAGAGCCATGATAGCAGCGGCCGCCCGCCGGCGAGACAACTCCCACAACGAGTACTACTACGAAGAGGCCGAGATGGAACGCAGGATTCGCAAGCGCAAGGCCAG GCTGGTCGTGGCGGTCGAGGAAGCGTTCACGCACATCAAGCGTCTCCAGGAGGACGAGCAGTCGCCGTCTTCGCCCAAGCACCCCCGCGAGGTGATGGACCCGCGAGAGGCGGCACAGGCCATCTTCGCGCCCATGGCGAGGGCGATGCAGAAATACCTCCGCACCACCCGCCAGCAGCCGTACCACAGCATGGAGAGCATCATCACCCACCTGCAGTTCTGCATCACGCACAACATGACCCCCAAG GCTTTTCTAGAGCGATACCTCACTCCCGGCCCGACCGTGCAGTACCAGCGAGAGAACGGTAGGGGGCGCCAGTGGACCCTGGTCAGTGAAGAGCCTGTGACTTCCGCACTCCGCCAAGGGCTCGTCTTTTCGCTCCGTCGCCTCGACTTTGCTCTGGTTGTCACGGTGACGCCCCTCCCTTTCCTGAATCTGGGGGAGGAGTTCATAGACCCCAAGAGTCACAAATTTGTCATGAGGCTACAGTCTGAGACCTCTGTGTAG